One genomic segment of Clostridium estertheticum subsp. estertheticum includes these proteins:
- a CDS encoding 4Fe-4S binding protein codes for MFFSCLIFNFEYGIIIWGLFTILTLFLGRIYCGFFCTIGVYQDWVGNLGKKILKDKFDTLIPRKTSKILSYFRYVVMTAWAFFATSFFTTNIMGKIGSPSPNAIVNLAFSREIVGVAVIISFCIFTVLSLLVRRPYCKYFCHGSVEAGALSFARIIKLKRNPELCTNCHRCEKICPMNVPITNLETVCDGSCISCFQCIGSKGCPKKGALYLDVKPLKNIFKRNETVFGKILIKKINKSI; via the coding sequence TTGTTTTTTTCTTGCTTAATCTTTAACTTCGAATATGGCATCATAATTTGGGGTTTATTCACCATATTAACACTCTTTTTAGGACGCATATATTGTGGCTTCTTTTGTACAATTGGAGTTTACCAAGATTGGGTTGGCAATTTGGGTAAAAAGATTTTAAAAGATAAATTTGACACTTTAATTCCAAGAAAAACAAGTAAAATCTTAAGTTATTTTCGATATGTGGTTATGACAGCTTGGGCATTTTTCGCAACGTCCTTTTTTACAACAAATATAATGGGTAAAATAGGAAGCCCTAGTCCAAACGCGATAGTAAATTTAGCATTTTCAAGAGAAATTGTAGGTGTTGCCGTAATAATATCCTTTTGTATTTTTACAGTTCTTTCTCTACTGGTACGTCGTCCTTACTGCAAATACTTTTGCCACGGTTCAGTTGAAGCCGGTGCCCTAAGTTTTGCAAGAATTATTAAGTTAAAAAGAAATCCGGAGCTTTGCACCAACTGCCATCGTTGTGAGAAAATTTGTCCGATGAATGTTCCTATAACTAATTTAGAAACTGTATGTGATGGTAGCTGTATTTCTTGCTTTCAATGTATTGGGTCTAAAGGTTGTCCTAAAAAAGGAGCACTATATTTGGATGTTAAGCCATTAAAAAATATTTTCAAAAGAAATGAAACTGTCTTCGGAAAAATTTTAATAAAAAAAATAAATAAATCCATTTAA
- the gpmA gene encoding 2,3-diphosphoglycerate-dependent phosphoglycerate mutase, with amino-acid sequence MIKLVLIRHGESLWNKENRFTGWTDVDLSENGLIEARKAGQILKANGYIFDIAYTSVLKRAIRTLWIVLHEMDLMWIPVYKSWKLNERHYGALQGLNKAETAKKYGDEQVHKWRRYVDVRPPELSIEDERYPGSELKYKALREEEIPKTESLEDTIKRVMVEWFQEIVPQIKVGKKVIISAHGNTLRALVKYLDNISSDNIVSLNIPTGVPLVYELDDNLKPIRHYYLGIDGELPEEQISKNL; translated from the coding sequence TTGATTAAACTTGTATTAATAAGACATGGTGAAAGTCTTTGGAACAAAGAAAACAGATTTACTGGTTGGACAGATGTAGATTTATCAGAGAATGGATTAATTGAAGCAAGAAAGGCTGGTCAAATACTTAAGGCGAATGGGTATATTTTTGACATAGCATATACTTCTGTATTAAAAAGGGCAATTAGAACACTTTGGATTGTTTTGCATGAGATGGACTTAATGTGGATTCCTGTATATAAGTCATGGAAGCTAAATGAAAGGCATTATGGAGCACTTCAAGGTTTAAATAAGGCGGAGACGGCGAAAAAATATGGAGATGAACAAGTCCATAAATGGAGAAGATACGTAGATGTAAGGCCACCAGAACTTTCGATTGAGGATGAAAGGTATCCTGGGTCAGAGTTAAAATATAAAGCATTAAGAGAAGAGGAGATTCCTAAAACTGAAAGTCTAGAGGATACTATAAAGAGGGTTATGGTAGAATGGTTTCAAGAGATAGTACCTCAAATAAAAGTAGGTAAGAAGGTTATAATTTCTGCACATGGAAATACTTTAAGAGCTTTAGTCAAATATCTTGATAATATATCGAGTGACAACATTGTAAGTTTGAATATACCTACTGGAGTCCCACTTGTATATGAATTGGATGATAATTTAAAGCCGATTCGTCACTATTATTTAGGAATAGATGGTGAATTACCAGAGGAACAAATTTCTAAAAATTTATAA
- a CDS encoding DUF1186 domain-containing protein, producing MKELLKEIEYNNGEFPEEQLKEIINRRDEFIPELLEILKNAKDNYEEILEKPDYFAHIYAIFLLAQFKEKRSLNPIIDLISIQNEISSDIFREYLTEDLHKILASVCGSDTEPLKKLVEDNGINEYVRSAAIKSFIALLGEGVISQEEVIEYYKSLFEGKLEREFSQVWNELIYDSCDAGPSELYQYIKKAYVDELVDEECISLEEVDVAIKIHDITKFPNLKDEGYSFFNDTIAELGCWDCFAKKNNDSKSQFMLGVSKLNKGKSKNKKKQVKATKKKQRKK from the coding sequence ATGAAAGAATTACTTAAAGAGATCGAATATAATAATGGGGAGTTTCCAGAAGAACAATTAAAAGAGATAATAAATCGCAGGGATGAGTTTATACCTGAATTACTTGAAATATTAAAAAATGCTAAAGATAATTATGAAGAGATTCTAGAAAAACCTGATTATTTTGCACATATATATGCAATATTTTTGTTAGCACAGTTTAAAGAAAAGAGAAGCCTTAATCCAATTATAGATTTGATTAGTATACAAAATGAAATTTCTAGTGATATCTTCCGTGAATATCTTACTGAAGACTTACATAAGATTCTAGCATCAGTTTGTGGAAGTGATACAGAGCCATTAAAGAAATTAGTGGAAGATAATGGCATTAATGAGTATGTTAGAAGTGCTGCTATTAAATCCTTTATTGCACTCCTGGGCGAAGGGGTTATATCTCAAGAGGAAGTTATTGAATACTATAAGAGTTTATTTGAAGGAAAACTTGAACGTGAATTTTCACAAGTTTGGAATGAACTTATATACGATTCTTGTGATGCAGGTCCTAGTGAACTATATCAATATATAAAAAAAGCTTACGTGGATGAATTAGTTGATGAGGAGTGTATATCACTCGAAGAAGTAGACGTCGCAATTAAAATACATGACATAACAAAATTCCCGAATTTAAAGGACGAAGGTTATTCATTTTTTAATGATACTATAGCAGAACTAGGATGCTGGGATTGTTTTGCTAAAAAAAACAATGACTCTAAATCTCAATTTATGTTAGGAGTTAGTAAGTTAAACAAAGGGAAAAGTAAGAATAAGAAAAAGCAGGTAAAGGCTACTAAAAAAAAGCAAAGAAAAAAGTAA
- a CDS encoding methyl-accepting chemotaxis protein, giving the protein MEKTISNNEALNAFNTLLPYLPYFFDDDDVSFGVADTQTYLNVVCNPNLDLKLKEGDEIPQGGAIQTAIKNDKVLVKDVPKEVYGIPFRSYAIPVHNKQGVVEGCIVMGKSLIKRNELMSISQTLSSALGQISDAVNDLSLGVQDVVNMNEDIVLKVEETDKSSKNTDEILSFIQAISSKTNMLGLNAAIEAARAGEAGRGFKVVATEIRKLSTSTSESVKKVDDVLKNIAASIKSINEKVSKSTGVFEGQAATLEEIAASLEELNSTAEMMGNLAEKI; this is encoded by the coding sequence ATGGAAAAAACAATTTCTAACAATGAGGCATTAAATGCGTTCAATACTTTATTACCGTACTTACCCTATTTCTTTGATGATGATGATGTTTCTTTTGGGGTAGCAGATACACAAACATATTTGAATGTAGTATGTAATCCAAATTTAGATTTGAAATTAAAGGAAGGCGACGAAATACCACAGGGTGGAGCAATACAGACGGCAATTAAAAATGATAAAGTTCTTGTTAAAGATGTGCCAAAAGAGGTATATGGAATTCCATTTAGATCTTATGCAATTCCTGTTCATAATAAACAAGGAGTAGTAGAAGGGTGCATTGTAATGGGTAAAAGTTTAATTAAAAGAAATGAGTTAATGAGCATTTCTCAAACTTTATCATCAGCTCTTGGGCAAATATCAGATGCTGTTAACGATCTTTCTTTAGGAGTACAAGATGTGGTTAATATGAATGAAGATATAGTTTTAAAAGTTGAAGAAACTGATAAAAGCTCAAAAAATACAGATGAAATTCTAAGTTTTATTCAAGCAATTTCATCAAAAACAAATATGTTAGGTTTAAATGCTGCAATTGAAGCTGCAAGAGCAGGAGAGGCAGGGAGAGGATTTAAAGTAGTTGCAACAGAAATTAGGAAATTATCAACTTCAACTAGTGAATCAGTTAAAAAGGTGGATGATGTATTAAAAAACATTGCGGCTTCGATAAAAAGTATAAACGAAAAAGTAAGTAAATCAACAGGAGTGTTTGAGGGTCAGGCTGCGACACTTGAGGAAATAGCAGCATCACTTGAAGAATTAAATTCAACAGCTGAAATGATGGGGAATCTAGCTGAAAAAATATAA
- a CDS encoding sugar ABC transporter permease, with translation MKSNKLGAKFNRGDSPLKITLIYAILIIACICSLYPILNILTVSLRPSNALFSKSLSIIPPNATFDNFKQAFIQYDMLNWLLHSLIVSSVACIFSVMLSVTAGYAFSRFKFRGKQMGLSLLLVTQMFPLAMTLLPLYLMLIKFNMTNSYFALAVIYVSTSIPFNIWMMKGFYDTIPKSLEESAYVDGASIFRSFYQIILPLAKPAVALTALFSFMGAWSEYIVASVIINETGKLTLPVGLVSMQGQFNTAWGIYSAGALITAVPVMILFICLSKYLVGGLTVGSVKG, from the coding sequence ATGAAAAGTAATAAACTTGGAGCGAAATTTAACAGAGGGGATTCTCCTTTAAAAATAACTCTAATATATGCAATTTTAATAATTGCATGTATATGCTCACTATATCCAATATTAAATATATTAACAGTGTCATTAAGACCATCAAATGCATTATTTAGTAAATCGTTAAGTATAATTCCACCGAATGCAACGTTTGATAACTTTAAGCAAGCGTTTATACAATATGACATGTTAAATTGGCTCCTTCATAGTTTGATTGTATCAAGTGTTGCTTGCATTTTTAGTGTAATGCTTTCAGTTACTGCTGGATATGCATTTTCTAGATTTAAATTTAGGGGTAAACAAATGGGATTATCTTTGTTATTAGTTACACAGATGTTTCCATTAGCTATGACTTTGTTACCTCTATATTTAATGTTAATTAAGTTTAATATGACAAATAGTTATTTTGCATTGGCAGTAATCTACGTATCTACATCAATTCCATTTAACATTTGGATGATGAAGGGATTCTATGATACCATTCCAAAATCACTTGAGGAGAGTGCTTATGTAGATGGTGCTTCAATATTTAGGTCATTTTATCAGATAATATTACCACTTGCAAAACCAGCTGTTGCATTAACTGCATTATTCTCATTTATGGGAGCTTGGTCTGAGTATATAGTTGCAAGTGTAATCATAAATGAAACAGGGAAATTAACGCTACCAGTTGGGCTTGTAAGTATGCAAGGACAATTCAACACTGCATGGGGTATATATTCTGCTGGTGCTTTAATTACAGCTGTCCCTGTAATGATATTATTCATTTGTTTGTCTAAATATCTTGTTGGTGGGCTTACTGTAGGTAGTGTGAAGGGTTAA
- a CDS encoding amino acid permease, whose translation MKNAKKLGLWTLVMLIFVPTFGFGNIASNAVTLGPAAIPSWLIVALLFFLPLSIMIAELASANKDKEGGLYNWIECSIGPKWAFIGTWSYFVANLFYLQMVFARIPVMISWTLFGENRFNDANAYLLPYIGMGLAIALTYIATTGVKRFSKISDLGGKLTLAVTVIFILFAVVGVLVGGQPSATAFTSGTVIPKFDAGYFSTFSWLILAVAGAEVAGTYIKDVENPKKVFPKAVIIATTFVAGAYILGSLAICLVASPELITKAGVKDAGYVVYKILAENWGLNGKIFVQMYAFILTISSVAAYVVWLESPIRAMFSEVPSGTFPNFLTKKREDGTLVNALWVQCAILLVLIIVPLAGLNNIDKFFNLLTTLSALSLAIPYIVLAAAYLTFRLKGNVPPFVMLKSKAAVIIASSVVFVLGILAFFGAGWGNIAGAKNFSEAIVPILKNYGGPVGFIIFGFFISYLTKTFSKSNIKDK comes from the coding sequence ATGAAAAATGCAAAAAAACTCGGTTTATGGACGTTAGTAATGTTAATTTTTGTTCCAACTTTCGGATTTGGAAATATTGCTTCAAATGCTGTTACACTTGGACCCGCGGCTATTCCATCATGGCTTATAGTTGCATTATTATTCTTTTTGCCTTTATCAATAATGATAGCAGAACTTGCTTCTGCTAATAAAGACAAAGAGGGAGGCTTATACAACTGGATAGAATGCTCAATTGGACCCAAATGGGCGTTTATTGGCACTTGGTCCTATTTTGTTGCTAATTTATTCTATTTGCAAATGGTTTTTGCAAGAATACCAGTAATGATATCTTGGACTCTTTTTGGAGAAAATAGATTTAACGATGCCAATGCATATTTATTACCTTATATAGGCATGGGACTAGCAATAGCATTAACATATATTGCTACAACCGGAGTTAAAAGATTCTCTAAAATAAGTGATTTAGGTGGAAAATTAACTTTAGCCGTTACAGTTATATTTATATTATTTGCAGTTGTTGGAGTATTAGTTGGAGGACAACCATCAGCTACAGCCTTTACATCAGGAACAGTCATTCCTAAATTTGATGCAGGTTATTTTTCAACATTTTCATGGTTAATTCTTGCTGTTGCTGGAGCTGAGGTGGCAGGGACATATATTAAGGATGTCGAAAACCCTAAAAAAGTTTTCCCAAAGGCTGTTATCATTGCGACTACATTTGTAGCAGGAGCATATATACTTGGATCACTTGCAATATGTTTAGTTGCATCACCTGAATTAATAACTAAAGCTGGAGTTAAAGATGCAGGGTATGTTGTTTATAAGATATTAGCAGAAAACTGGGGTTTAAATGGTAAAATATTTGTTCAAATGTATGCATTTATTTTAACTATATCATCTGTAGCAGCATATGTAGTATGGCTGGAATCTCCAATTAGAGCTATGTTCTCAGAGGTTCCTAGTGGAACATTCCCGAATTTTTTAACAAAAAAACGTGAGGATGGAACATTAGTTAATGCACTTTGGGTTCAATGCGCCATATTATTAGTATTAATAATAGTACCACTTGCAGGATTAAACAATATAGATAAATTCTTTAATCTATTAACTACGTTGTCAGCTCTATCACTTGCAATACCTTATATTGTTCTTGCAGCTGCATATTTAACATTTAGACTTAAAGGTAATGTACCTCCATTTGTAATGTTAAAATCAAAAGCAGCTGTAATAATAGCTTCGAGTGTTGTTTTTGTATTAGGTATATTAGCATTCTTTGGAGCAGGATGGGGAAATATTGCAGGAGCTAAGAATTTCTCAGAAGCAATAGTTCCAATTTTAAAAAATTATGGTGGTCCAGTAGGATTTATAATTTTCGGATTCTTTATATCATATTTAACAAAAACATTCTCTAAAAGTAATATTAAAGATAAATAG
- a CDS encoding DMT family transporter: MKNKNIFTNKKVVAIIATFCCFLWGSAFPAIKNGYTMFNISASDIPSKLVFAGYRFIIAGLILLVMAKTCGKKIFNISKKNALDLSCLGVIQTTLQYIFFYIGVSNTTGVKGSIMNSTVTFFSVILAHYIYVNDKLNMQKILGCILGFIGVMSMNFSTDLLDFSFRFNGEGFLMIAAFVSAVGAIYGKKLTKSMDVMVVTGYSLFVGGIMLMLLGMLSGGSVYHFTMDSSLLLMYLALLSSAAFSLWNLLLKYNKVGPVSIFNFLIPIFGSILSAIFLNENIFEYKNMVALVLVCLGIWMVNKEKATT, translated from the coding sequence TTGAAAAACAAAAACATTTTTACAAATAAAAAAGTTGTAGCTATTATTGCAACATTTTGTTGTTTTTTATGGGGGAGTGCATTTCCAGCGATTAAAAATGGATATACAATGTTTAATATTTCCGCAAGTGATATACCTTCAAAGCTTGTATTTGCAGGTTATAGATTTATTATAGCAGGGCTAATTTTACTTGTTATGGCTAAAACTTGTGGAAAGAAAATATTTAATATTTCAAAAAAAAATGCTCTGGATTTAAGTTGTTTGGGCGTAATTCAAACAACACTTCAGTATATATTTTTTTATATTGGTGTTTCTAATACCACAGGTGTTAAAGGATCTATAATGAATTCTACTGTTACATTTTTTAGTGTTATTTTAGCTCATTATATATATGTAAATGATAAATTGAATATGCAGAAAATACTTGGATGTATTCTAGGATTTATAGGAGTTATGAGTATGAATTTTAGTACTGACTTATTGGATTTTTCTTTTAGGTTTAATGGAGAAGGATTTTTAATGATTGCGGCATTTGTTTCTGCAGTAGGTGCTATATATGGTAAAAAACTTACTAAAAGCATGGATGTAATGGTGGTGACGGGGTATAGCCTTTTTGTAGGAGGAATAATGTTAATGTTACTTGGAATGTTATCCGGTGGTAGCGTTTATCATTTTACAATGGATTCTTCACTTTTATTAATGTACCTTGCCTTATTGTCATCAGCGGCATTTTCATTATGGAATCTGCTTCTAAAATATAATAAGGTAGGTCCCGTGTCCATTTTTAATTTTTTAATACCAATTTTCGGATCAATACTCTCAGCAATATTCTTAAATGAAAATATATTTGAATATAAAAATATGGTTGCACTTGTATTAGTATGTTTAGGTATATGGATGGTTAATAAAGAAAAGGCAACTACATAG
- a CDS encoding diguanylate cyclase domain-containing protein translates to MFKRYICGSDRETYFNNLFNSLEEGFLLNEVICGVDGIAVSFKILEFNNFFEDMFGVKRNIIGKTIKEVYPDIDSKWIETCGKVALSGKSIKQNIYIKSVDKHYKVNIISPTKGQFIILFNDITDIIKANEVLKKYFILFENAMDIIIYLKSDGRIIDANKTAVEKYGYSREEFHNMRLQQLREPSTMKEYQAQMEISASEGIVYEGINVKKDGTTFPVEVSSQTTEINGELFRIHIIRDITQRKESEEKIKYLANYDALTEIPNRGFFMYQFEKILNQSKANKNKFAVLIFDVDKFKLINDIHGHNAGDEVLKQVAKRLKEAVRRTDIIGRFGGDEFLVIQPFIKGKEDILMIADRILKFVNKPVKWNNVNLDVHISIGITIYPDGSDNTQGLIHNADKAMYFTKKKGGNAYSFYINNRLF, encoded by the coding sequence ATGTTTAAACGTTACATATGCGGTAGTGATCGTGAAACATATTTTAATAATTTGTTTAACTCTTTGGAAGAGGGTTTTCTGCTGAATGAGGTTATTTGTGGAGTTGATGGAATAGCGGTAAGTTTTAAAATATTAGAATTTAATAATTTTTTTGAAGATATGTTTGGAGTAAAAAGAAATATTATAGGCAAAACAATTAAAGAAGTATACCCTGATATAGATTCAAAATGGATTGAAACATGCGGTAAAGTTGCACTAAGTGGTAAAAGTATAAAACAAAATATATATATTAAAAGTGTAGACAAACATTATAAAGTTAATATTATTAGTCCAACTAAAGGTCAGTTTATTATTTTATTTAATGATATTACAGATATTATTAAAGCTAATGAAGTGTTAAAAAAATACTTTATACTGTTTGAGAATGCAATGGATATAATCATTTATCTTAAATCAGATGGACGTATTATTGATGCAAATAAAACTGCGGTAGAAAAATATGGTTACTCTCGCGAAGAATTTCATAATATGAGATTACAACAATTAAGAGAGCCCTCAACTATGAAGGAATATCAGGCACAAATGGAGATTTCCGCTTCAGAAGGAATAGTGTATGAAGGTATCAATGTTAAAAAAGACGGCACAACTTTTCCAGTAGAAGTAAGCTCACAGACTACAGAAATAAACGGAGAATTATTTCGAATTCATATTATTCGTGACATTACGCAGAGGAAAGAATCTGAAGAAAAGATAAAGTACCTTGCAAACTATGATGCTTTAACAGAGATACCAAATAGAGGGTTTTTTATGTATCAATTTGAAAAAATATTAAACCAATCTAAAGCAAATAAAAATAAATTTGCAGTATTAATTTTTGACGTAGATAAATTTAAATTAATAAATGACATTCATGGTCACAATGCAGGGGATGAAGTTTTGAAACAAGTAGCAAAAAGACTAAAAGAAGCTGTAAGAAGGACTGATATAATTGGTAGGTTTGGTGGAGATGAGTTTCTCGTGATTCAACCTTTTATAAAGGGTAAAGAAGATATTTTAATGATTGCCGATAGAATACTTAAGTTTGTGAATAAGCCTGTAAAATGGAATAATGTCAATTTGGATGTACATATAAGCATAGGAATTACTATTTATCCTGATGGATCTGACAATACGCAAGGTCTAATTCATAATGCAGATAAAGCAATGTATTTTACTAAGAAAAAAGGTGGCAATGCTTATAGTTTCTATATTAATAACAGGCTATTTTAA
- a CDS encoding protein-glutamine gamma-glutamyltransferase, whose amino-acid sequence MIIISGSVVNVNTFIHDYNPNDIEKDIITKMDLSKSQYKYDSLTQFKFELDFRYSIVIAAKNLNKGDMDFRTFRKSICNPDYWDRTKEGGFILKKGVAPSDAIKDISINSSKYGTECATAMVIIYYQALLNIFSANLFNRLFPNIQLMNWHYIDNLLEDVGFIKKRSDYFPGDRRYFYNPDVDPVAPEWQGENVIDLSNGLYYGHGIGIGDADEIISELNKFRIKEATTSSYLLDSAARPDFKSLADIK is encoded by the coding sequence ATGATAATAATTTCTGGAAGTGTTGTTAACGTTAATACCTTTATTCATGATTATAATCCAAATGATATTGAAAAAGATATTATAACTAAGATGGATTTAAGTAAATCGCAATATAAATATGATTCATTAACTCAATTTAAATTTGAGTTAGATTTTCGATATAGTATTGTTATTGCTGCAAAAAATCTAAATAAAGGAGATATGGATTTCAGAACCTTTCGTAAATCAATATGTAACCCTGATTATTGGGATCGTACTAAGGAAGGTGGCTTTATATTAAAAAAAGGAGTAGCCCCTAGTGATGCTATTAAGGATATTTCTATAAATAGTTCTAAATATGGTACTGAATGTGCAACCGCCATGGTTATTATTTATTATCAAGCATTACTTAATATATTCTCTGCAAATCTTTTCAATAGATTATTTCCAAATATACAGTTAATGAATTGGCATTATATAGATAATCTTCTTGAAGATGTGGGTTTTATAAAAAAACGAAGTGACTATTTCCCAGGTGATAGAAGATATTTTTACAATCCGGATGTAGATCCCGTAGCACCTGAGTGGCAAGGAGAAAATGTTATAGACCTTAGTAATGGTCTTTATTATGGGCATGGCATAGGAATCGGAGATGCTGACGAAATAATTAGTGAATTAAATAAATTTAGAATAAAAGAAGCAACCACCTCTTCTTACTTATTAGATTCAGCTGCACGCCCGGATTTTAAATCTTTAGCTGATATAAAATAA
- the aspD gene encoding aspartate 4-decarboxylase, translated as METLDVKRKEIEHIYGKVSPFELKNKLISLAEDSKEKGAHALLDAGRGNPNWTAATPREAFFTFGLFSVLETRRVWNNDDLGGMPEKKGIADRFRDFIRENPTYPGVELLENIINYGITSKGFDQDDWVHELADGIIGDNYPEPDRMLTHVEKVVHDYLIQELCYNSPMNGKFNLFAVEGATAGMCYIFDSLIANNILSIGDKIALMAPIFTPYLEIPHLPRYNFDVVELLASETTSDGTHTWQYPNDQIEKLRDPSIKALFIVNPSNPASVAMKSETIQLIKSIVKEDNPNLMIISDDVYGTFVDNFRSLVADLPYNSIGVYSFSKYFGVTGWRLGTIALYEDNVFDKLLRELPEDKKERSRRRYSSLSTNPEQIPFIDRIVADSRQVALNHTAGLSTPQQIQMAFFSVFALLDKENKYKQLTKDICHRRQKLLFEGLGLELRCDPLDAAYYTEFDLLEWACNYYGDEFAKYLQKKYKPVDILFRLAQESSIVLLGGDGFHGPEWSIRISLANLDDEHYSKIGKVLHKILEEYVTEWKN; from the coding sequence ATGGAGACACTTGATGTCAAACGTAAAGAAATAGAGCATATCTATGGTAAGGTAAGTCCATTTGAACTTAAGAATAAATTAATTAGCCTTGCAGAAGATTCAAAAGAAAAGGGTGCACATGCATTACTAGATGCAGGCAGGGGTAATCCAAATTGGACAGCAGCAACTCCTCGGGAAGCTTTTTTTACATTTGGTCTTTTTTCGGTTTTAGAAACACGTAGAGTATGGAACAATGATGATCTTGGTGGGATGCCAGAAAAAAAAGGAATTGCAGATCGATTTCGAGATTTTATTAGAGAAAATCCTACTTATCCAGGAGTTGAGCTTCTTGAAAATATTATTAATTATGGAATAACATCTAAAGGATTTGATCAAGATGATTGGGTACATGAACTGGCAGATGGAATTATAGGAGATAACTACCCAGAACCTGATAGAATGCTTACACATGTTGAAAAAGTTGTTCACGATTATCTTATTCAAGAATTGTGTTATAACTCCCCAATGAATGGGAAATTCAATTTGTTTGCTGTAGAAGGTGCAACGGCTGGAATGTGTTATATATTTGATAGTTTGATTGCTAATAATATACTATCTATTGGTGATAAAATTGCTTTAATGGCACCTATATTTACTCCTTATCTTGAGATTCCACATTTACCACGGTATAATTTTGATGTTGTTGAGCTTTTAGCTTCCGAGACGACTTCTGATGGTACGCATACGTGGCAATACCCTAATGATCAAATTGAAAAACTTAGGGATCCATCTATAAAAGCTTTGTTTATTGTAAATCCAAGCAATCCAGCATCTGTAGCAATGAAATCTGAAACAATTCAACTTATAAAAAGTATAGTAAAAGAAGATAATCCTAATTTAATGATTATTTCAGATGACGTTTATGGTACTTTTGTTGATAATTTCCGCTCGTTAGTAGCTGATTTGCCATATAATTCAATAGGTGTATATTCTTTTTCTAAATATTTTGGAGTAACAGGATGGCGCCTTGGCACTATTGCTCTTTATGAAGATAATGTATTTGATAAATTATTAAGAGAATTACCTGAAGATAAAAAAGAAAGGTCAAGAAGACGTTATTCATCATTATCAACTAATCCTGAACAAATCCCTTTTATTGATAGAATAGTAGCAGATAGTAGGCAAGTAGCACTAAACCATACTGCAGGTTTATCAACACCACAACAAATACAAATGGCTTTTTTCTCTGTATTTGCACTTCTTGATAAAGAAAATAAATATAAGCAGCTTACTAAAGATATTTGCCATCGTAGGCAAAAGCTTTTATTTGAAGGGTTGGGTTTAGAACTCCGATGCGATCCGCTGGATGCAGCATATTATACAGAATTTGATTTGTTAGAGTGGGCATGTAATTATTATGGTGATGAATTTGCAAAGTATTTGCAAAAAAAATATAAACCTGTGGATATTCTTTTCCGTTTAGCACAAGAATCTTCTATAGTATTACTTGGTGGTGATGGATTTCATGGACCTGAATGGTCAATTAGAATATCGCTCGCAAATCTTGATGATGAGCATTACAGTAAAATAGGAAAAGTGCTCCATAAGATACTTGAGGAATATGTGACGGAGTGGAAGAATTAG